One window of Streptomyces sp. FIT100 genomic DNA carries:
- a CDS encoding ABC transporter ATP-binding protein, whose product MTPAGSLLTADGLHKAYGPTKALDGADFSIHPGEVVAVMGPSGSGKSTLLHCLAGIVTPDSGTITYGGRELSAMNDAERSALRRGEFGFVFQFGQLVPELTCVENVALPLRLNGTRRKDAERTALEWMRRLEVDQLAAKRPGEVSGGQGQRVAVARSLVTGPRVLFADEPTGALDSFNGERVMQLLTEAARSTNAAVVLVTHEARVAAYSDREIVVRDGKSRDMERAL is encoded by the coding sequence GTGACCCCCGCCGGTTCCCTGCTCACCGCCGACGGCCTCCACAAGGCGTACGGACCCACCAAGGCCCTCGACGGGGCCGATTTCTCCATCCACCCTGGCGAGGTCGTCGCCGTCATGGGCCCGTCCGGCTCCGGCAAGTCGACGCTGCTGCACTGCCTCGCCGGGATCGTCACCCCCGACTCGGGCACCATCACCTACGGCGGCCGTGAGCTCTCGGCGATGAACGACGCCGAGCGCAGCGCCCTGCGCCGCGGCGAGTTCGGCTTCGTCTTCCAGTTCGGCCAGCTCGTGCCCGAACTGACCTGCGTCGAGAACGTCGCCCTGCCGCTCCGCCTGAACGGCACACGGCGCAAGGACGCCGAGCGCACCGCCCTGGAGTGGATGCGGCGCCTGGAGGTCGACCAGCTCGCGGCCAAGCGGCCCGGCGAGGTCTCCGGCGGACAGGGCCAGCGCGTCGCGGTCGCCCGCTCCCTCGTCACCGGCCCGCGCGTGCTCTTCGCCGACGAACCGACCGGCGCGCTCGACTCGTTCAACGGCGAGCGCGTGATGCAGCTGCTCACCGAGGCCGCCCGGTCCACCAACGCCGCCGTCGTCCTCGTCACCCACGAGGCCCGCGTCGCCGCGTACTCGGACCGCGAGATCGTCGTGCGCGACGGGAAGTCCCGGGACATGGAGCGCGCCCTGTGA